A window of the Oncorhynchus keta strain PuntledgeMale-10-30-2019 chromosome 21, Oket_V2, whole genome shotgun sequence genome harbors these coding sequences:
- the LOC118399841 gene encoding toxin MIT1-like, whose product MWSSCSLLFCLLFVSHGSSAVITGACVKDLQCGEGMCCAVSLWIRSLRMCAPIGQKGDECHPMSHKVPFIGTRLHHTCPCVPHLECVTTSEGKSKCISSYNYSDYYL is encoded by the exons ATGTGGTCCAGCTGCTCCCTGCTATTCTGCCTACTGTTTGTGTCCCATGGGTCCTCAGCAGTCATCACAGGG GCCTGTGTGAAGGACTTGCAGTGTGGAGAGGGGATGTGCTGTGCAGTCAGTCTGTGGATCAGGAGCCTGAGGATGTGTGCCCCTATAGGACAGAAGGGAGACGAGTGCCACCCTATGAGTCACAAG GTTCCCTTCATTGGCACAAGACTACATCACACATGTCCATGTGTGCCACATTTGGAATGCGTCACCACATCAGAGggcaaatcaaaatgtatttcatCGTACAACTACTCAGACTACTACCTCTGA
- the LOC118399747 gene encoding probable G-protein coupled receptor 173, which yields MANTSEFGESNPSLQNYAITASAVKLASLGLIICMSLVGNVALSLLVLKDSSLQKAPYYFLLDLCLADIIRSTVCLPFVMISINNGSTWTYSIISCKIIAFMSVLFCFHVAFLLFCVSVTRYMAIAHHRFYSKRMTLWTCVAVICMVWTLSVAMAFPPVFDVGTYKFIHEEEQCIFEHRYVKANDTLGFMLMLAVIVGTTHVVYIKMLCFVYDHRKMKPAQLVPAISQNWTFHGPGATGQAAANWIAGFGRGPTPPTLVGIRQASHNGNRRLLVLDEFKMEKRIGKMYYMITLAFLLFWAPYIVACYLRVFVKGGTIPQVYLTAAVWMTFIQAGANPIICFIFNKELRIRLRACFPCCLSTQTPMSMEPYCVI from the coding sequence ATGGCAAATACAAGCGAGTTTGGGGAAAGCAATCCTTCACTACAGAATTATGCTATCACCGCCTCTGCGGTGAAACTGGCCTCGCTCGGTCTGATCATTTGCATGAGCCTTGTAGGGAATGTGGCGCTGTCCCTGCTGGTGCTGAAAGACAGCTCCCTTCAAAAGGCTCCGTATTATTTTCTACTTGATCTGTGCTTGGCAGATATAATACGGTCTACCGTGTGTTTGCCCTTTGTGATGATATCAATCAATAACGGTTCCACCTGGACATACAGCATTATAAGTTGTAAGATTATTGCTTTCATGTCAGTCCTATTTTGTTTCCATGTAGCGTTTCTGCTCTTCTGCGTCAGTGTCACCAGATACATGGCGATAGCACACCACAGGTTTTATTCCAAACGAATGACATTATGGACATGTGTGGCAGTGATTTGTATGGTCTGGACCCTCTCTGTCGCTATGGCTTTCCCCCCTGTATTCGACGTTGGCACCTACAAATTCATCCATGAGGAGGAACAATGCATTTTCGAGCACCGATACGTGAAAGCAAACGATACCCTGGGCTTCATGTTGATGCTGGCTGTCATCGTGGGAACAACACACGTTGTTTACATAAAGATGCTGTGTTTCGTTTATGACCACCGCAAGATGAAACCCGCTCAGCTGGTCCCAGCTATAAGCCAAAACTGGACTTTCCACGGGCCAGGTGCAACTGGGCAGGCAGCTGCCAATTGGATTGCAGGATTTGGACGTGGCCCCACCCCACCAACATTAGTGGGCATCAGGCAAGCCTCGCATAATGGAAACAGGCGGCTGCTTGTCTTGGATGAATTTAAAATGGAGAAACGCATAGGGAAAATGTATTACATGATAACTCTGGCGTTTCTTCTCTTCTGGGCCCCGTACATAGTTGCTTGCTACCTTCGAGTTTTTGTCAAGGGAGGCACCATTCCACAGGTCTACCTGACAGCGGCGGTGTGGATGACGTTCATTCAGGCGGGGGCGAATCCCATTATTTGTTTCATATTCAACAAGGAGCTGAGGATCCGTCTCAGAGCTTGTTTCCCGTGTTGTCTCAGCACACAGACGCCTATGTCTATGGAGCCTTACTGTGTCATCTGA